The nucleotide sequence AGCGGCTGATCACCCACCGTTTCGACCTCGATGCCTACGCCACCGCGTTCGACACGTTCGAGCACAACCCAACCGAATGCTGCAAAGTGCAGCTGATCTTCTGACGTCCGCACATGGATCGGCTCAGCCCCACCACGCTCCACCGCCTGCCGGCCAGCATCATCAAGCCGGACTATGACCGCGCGGCGGTCGCCACCGGCATCGTCCATCTCGGCCTTGGCGCCTTTCATCGCGGCCACCAGGCGGTCTACACGGACGGCCTGCTGAAGCACGATCCGCGCTGGGGCATCCTCGGCGTCTCCTTGCGCTCGCCGGAGACCCGCGATGCCCTGGAGCCGCAGGGCGGGCTCTACAGCGTCACGGCGAGCAACGGCGAAGGCCATCAGCTCCGTATCATCGGCGCGCTCACCGGCTTGGCCGTGGCGCCGGAAGATCCCGCGGGCCTGCTCGCGCGCCTCGCGGATCCCGCGGTGCGGATCGTCTCCACGACCGTGACCGAGAAGGGCTACAGCCACGATCCGGCCACTGGCGCACTGCGCGCCGATGATCCGGACATTCAGCACGACATCAGCAATTTGGGCCTGCCGCGAACGACGCTCTGCTTCATCGTGAGCGGCCTGCGGTTGCGGCGGCTGCACGGCCTGCCGCCCTACACTGTGCTGGCCTGCGACAATCTCCCCGCCAATGGTCACACCTTGCGCGGCCTCGCCATCGCCTTTGCCGAGCTGGTGGATCGCGATCTCGCCCGGTGGATCGCCGACAACGTCCGCTTTCCCTCGACCATGGTCGACCGCATCGTGCCGGCTACCACCGATGCCGATCGGGCCGATGTCAGCGCCGCGATCGGCCTTCTCGACGCGTGGCCTGTTGTCACCGAGCCATTCAGCCAATGGGTCATCGAGGACGATCTCGGCGGCGCTCGCCCGGCGTGGGACATCAGCGGCGCGCAGTTCGTGCGCGACGTCGCGCCGTTCGAGCTGATGAAGCTGCGGCTGCTCAACGGCGCACATTCGACGCTTGCTTATCTCGGCTATCTCATGGGCTGCGAGACGGTTGCCGCCGCCATGTCCGAGCCGGATCTCGCCGGCCTCGTCGAGGACATGATGCGCGAGGAGGTCACACCGACCTTGCCTGCTCTCGGCGGCTTCGACGTCGCAGCCTATCGCGCCGCGCTGTTGCAGCGCTTCCGCAATCCGGCACTGAAGCACCGCACGGCGCAGATCGCGATGGACGGCTCGCAGAAGCTGCCGCAGCGCCTGCTCGGCACGATCAGTGACCGGCTCGCGCGCGACCTGCCGATCACCTGCCTCGCCCTCGCCGTCGCCGGGTGGATGCGTTACGTCAGCGGCACTGACGAGCAGCGCCGGCCGATCGATCTGCGCGATCCCCTGTCGACGCAATTGCGTGCGCTGGCGGATGACGCCG is from Bradyrhizobium sp. ORS 285 and encodes:
- a CDS encoding mannitol dehydrogenase family protein; this translates as MDRLSPTTLHRLPASIIKPDYDRAAVATGIVHLGLGAFHRGHQAVYTDGLLKHDPRWGILGVSLRSPETRDALEPQGGLYSVTASNGEGHQLRIIGALTGLAVAPEDPAGLLARLADPAVRIVSTTVTEKGYSHDPATGALRADDPDIQHDISNLGLPRTTLCFIVSGLRLRRLHGLPPYTVLACDNLPANGHTLRGLAIAFAELVDRDLARWIADNVRFPSTMVDRIVPATTDADRADVSAAIGLLDAWPVVTEPFSQWVIEDDLGGARPAWDISGAQFVRDVAPFELMKLRLLNGAHSTLAYLGYLMGCETVAAAMSEPDLAGLVEDMMREEVTPTLPALGGFDVAAYRAALLQRFRNPALKHRTAQIAMDGSQKLPQRLLGTISDRLARDLPITCLALAVAGWMRYVSGTDEQRRPIDLRDPLSTQLRALADDAGPVAQRLVPALLSLTSVFGSDLRRDPRFTSAVETALDSLFKQGARATVAQTRQAALS